Proteins from one Betaproteobacteria bacterium genomic window:
- a CDS encoding FAD-dependent oxidoreductase — translation MDEHSFDVVVVGCGIAGLAAAVSAQERGVRVAVLERAPVEERGGNTRYTGAWMRMKSDSEVSDDFEEHFATNGGGHVDPTLIKGFLNAPGQQPGILRALSHLDPNVIATFAAEAPATMAWLMTFGIRFIPLPNAFPTSVQPRIQPSGGGLGLIEALAPRLEKNGGTIFYQTTARSLIQNASGAVVGVDAVGRGNRPMQFRAGAVVLACGGFEGNAHMLTHYIGQRAVNLRTMSLGSHYNKGEGIRMALDIGAAPCGDFGLWHSSPMDPRTARAGSSVYIYPYGILVNNRGQRFVDEAPGSTDETYESVAREIASQPNGIAYVVVDAKLEDVPNYKLVIYTEQPAIEAATLFELAGKLAIPVSALEATVASYNNACVPGTFKPREVDRLATQGIHPEKSNWARPIDRPPFKAYPIVSSIVFTFGGLKVNTSAQVLNTDGDPIPGLYAAGETMGTYYNAYTGATSVMKGAVFGRIAGLDSARVLAGR, via the coding sequence ATGGACGAGCACAGCTTTGACGTAGTCGTCGTCGGATGCGGAATCGCGGGCTTGGCCGCAGCCGTATCGGCTCAGGAGCGCGGTGTGCGCGTCGCGGTTCTCGAGCGCGCGCCCGTCGAGGAGCGCGGCGGCAACACGCGCTACACCGGCGCCTGGATGCGAATGAAGAGCGACTCGGAAGTGAGCGACGATTTCGAGGAGCACTTCGCCACCAACGGCGGTGGCCATGTCGATCCGACGCTGATCAAGGGCTTTCTGAATGCCCCCGGGCAGCAGCCAGGGATCCTGCGTGCGCTGAGCCATCTCGATCCGAACGTCATAGCAACCTTTGCGGCCGAAGCGCCCGCAACGATGGCCTGGCTGATGACCTTCGGCATTCGTTTCATCCCGCTGCCGAACGCATTTCCGACGTCGGTGCAGCCGCGCATCCAGCCTTCGGGCGGCGGTCTGGGGCTCATCGAAGCCTTGGCACCGCGCTTGGAAAAGAACGGCGGGACGATCTTCTACCAGACGACGGCGCGCAGTCTCATCCAGAATGCCTCGGGTGCGGTGGTCGGCGTCGACGCGGTCGGGCGAGGCAATCGGCCGATGCAGTTTCGTGCCGGCGCTGTCGTGCTGGCATGCGGCGGCTTCGAAGGCAACGCGCACATGCTGACGCACTACATCGGGCAGCGAGCAGTGAATCTGCGCACCATGTCGCTCGGATCGCATTACAACAAGGGCGAAGGCATCCGCATGGCGCTGGACATCGGCGCCGCACCCTGCGGCGATTTCGGTTTGTGGCATTCCTCGCCCATGGATCCGCGCACGGCGCGCGCCGGATCTTCGGTCTACATCTATCCCTATGGCATCCTGGTCAACAACCGCGGCCAGCGGTTCGTCGACGAGGCACCGGGGTCGACCGACGAGACGTACGAAAGCGTCGCACGCGAAATCGCATCGCAGCCCAACGGCATCGCCTATGTCGTGGTCGATGCCAAGCTCGAGGACGTGCCGAACTACAAGCTGGTCATCTACACCGAGCAGCCGGCCATCGAAGCGGCAACGCTTTTTGAGCTCGCCGGCAAACTTGCAATTCCCGTGTCGGCGCTCGAAGCGACAGTCGCGAGCTATAACAACGCTTGCGTGCCGGGCACATTCAAGCCGAGGGAGGTCGATCGTCTCGCTACGCAGGGCATCCACCCGGAGAAGTCGAACTGGGCGCGTCCGATCGATAGGCCGCCGTTCAAGGCGTATCCGATCGTTTCATCGATCGTGTTCACCTTTGGCGGGCTCAAGGTGAACACGAGCGCGCAAGTGCTCAACACCGACGGCGATCCCATACCGGGCCTCTATGCGGCAGGGGAGACGATGGGCACGTACTACAACGCCTACACCGGAGCCACGTCGGTCATGAAGGGCGCCGTATTCGGCCGTATCGCCGGGCTGGATTCGGCACGCGTGCTGGCCGGTCGTTGA
- a CDS encoding racemase: MKLWHQSFAQLDKLPHYVAAIREHLDKVAAPGTTIDIHGMRPGSHTTMQPGKDIGYSYVQHMHSLQFLDAVRQAEKEGYDAFLLSTIPDPYLQIAQSIVDIPVVGMGFSCMHTAAYVGRKFGMVTFIEEMPPLYQDNVRKYGLERLGGPVRHLGLFFDDVQNGFTNPKPVVEKFTQVVREMIEQDGIDVVIPGELPMHLMLHRAGVHRIDEVPVIDGLAVTVKMAEMLVSLRRTSGLMVNRQNYFYAKPADVRFDELRDFYRLK, translated from the coding sequence ATGAAACTGTGGCACCAGAGTTTCGCGCAACTGGACAAGCTGCCTCACTATGTAGCGGCCATTCGGGAGCATCTCGACAAGGTCGCGGCGCCGGGCACCACCATCGACATTCACGGCATGCGGCCGGGCTCGCACACGACCATGCAACCCGGCAAGGACATCGGCTACTCCTACGTCCAGCACATGCACAGCCTGCAATTTCTCGACGCCGTGCGTCAGGCGGAGAAGGAGGGCTACGACGCATTCCTGCTGAGCACCATTCCCGATCCCTACTTGCAGATCGCACAGAGCATCGTCGACATTCCCGTGGTCGGAATGGGCTTCAGCTGCATGCATACCGCTGCTTACGTCGGGCGGAAGTTCGGCATGGTCACCTTCATCGAGGAAATGCCGCCGCTCTACCAGGACAATGTCCGCAAGTACGGACTCGAGCGCCTCGGCGGTCCGGTGCGCCACTTGGGGCTCTTTTTCGACGATGTGCAGAACGGGTTCACGAATCCAAAGCCCGTGGTGGAGAAGTTCACCCAGGTCGTGCGCGAGATGATCGAGCAGGACGGCATCGACGTGGTGATCCCGGGCGAGCTGCCGATGCACCTGATGCTGCATCGCGCGGGCGTGCATCGCATCGACGAAGTGCCGGTGATCGACGGGCTCGCCGTGACCGTGAAGATGGCGGAGATGCTGGTGAGCCTGCGGCGCACGAGCGGCCTGATGGTCAACCGGCAGAACTACTTCTACGCCAAGCCTGCGGATGTCCGCTTCGACGAGCTGAGGGACTTCTACCGCTTGAAGTAA